A single window of Colletes latitarsis isolate SP2378_abdomen chromosome 4, iyColLati1, whole genome shotgun sequence DNA harbors:
- the LOC143341341 gene encoding uncharacterized protein LOC143341341, with protein MVEVYDKERRAIECRTLIDTCSSANFMTEALAAKLKLPLESCTVKIEVLNQEDTTTNNLLTATVKSRTSNFKRTLKFFTVPRIANRIPDQQIDRTRIPIPKNVKLADPQFHRPAPVDMLISAGPTMASLSIGQLNLSSNDQSDLILQKTQFGWVIGGSGPTATARTKHRTFFSTPDFDLQKFWELEEGPHIRHLSAEERECEDHFKDYIKRDTSGRYIVALPFNGRESELGESRSRALNRYLSLERKFNRDAELKREYIAVIKDYLELGHMSEVNETNDTGGFYLPHHAVVKSSSTTTKVRVVFDGSAKSSSGLSLNDVLMTGPTIQDDLFALLQRFRKHNYVLTGDIEKISVSRGQMSTTAGRRRRRSSRAPTAAKVVTQDLYVDDLLTGANTYAQALHLRDTIIDLLKRGELNIRQWVSNDPRLLTGLPTEQIHPKFFGDSSIKTLGISWDARNDEIVYTVDLKTDSKVTKRTILSTISKIFDPLGLLSPVIIKAKILIQGLWRLQLNWDELIPHELYTEWTAFVQDFSTLDKIAFPRHVMQRATLRTELHGYCDASERAYGACLYIRTIDEAGKIKVELLCAKSRVAPLKSVSLARLELCGALLLANLHTTALQNFARPFDKITFWTDSTIVLNWINKEPCTLKTFVANRISKIQEKTSITAWRHVKSADNPADTISRGQSALQFRTNSTWRNGPTWLLEPESNWPPSQFTITLNVPEARPFTCFVTQTCHSKEILHRYSSIRRLRRIVAYCLRFKRNNKNKGPLTIEELHHTNERIMQLNQASAFAREMQQLKTGKELQSASRLLSLRPFLDDKGLLRVGGRLQNSALPYEQKHPILLPKNNPITDLIIRDVHFENHHAGINTTLCLVRQHYWPIDG; from the exons ATGGTCGAAGTATACGACAAAGAGCGCAGAGCAATCGAGTGTCGCACGCTCATAGACACGTGCTCGAGCGCCAATTTCATGACCGAAGCCCTCGCCGCGAAATTAAAACTTCCCCTGGAATCGTGCACGGTCAAGATAGAAGTCTTAAATCAAGAGGACACGACGACGAACAATCTGTTGACGGCCACGGTAAAATCGCGGACATCGAATTTCAAACGGACGCTGAAATTCTTCACGGTACCGCGAATAGCGAACAGAATCCCGGATCAACAAATCGACCGAACCAGAATCCCGATACCGAAAAACGTGAAATTAGCCGATCCGCAATTTCATCGCCCGGCTCCAGTTGATATGCTTATAAGCGCCGGACCGACGATGGCGAGCTTAAGCATAGGTCAACTGAACCTCTCCTCCAATGATCAGTCGGATCTGATTTTGCAGAAGACCCAATTCGGATGGGTCATCGGGGGGAGCGGCCCTACCGCAACGGCGCGTACTAAACACCGAACATTTTTCTCTACCCCGGATTTCGACTTGCAGAAATTTTGGGAGTTAGAAGAGGGCCCCCACATCCGACATTTATCGGCCGAAGAGCGGGAGTGCGAGGACCATTTTAAGGATTATATCAAACGCGACACATCGGGACGGTACATCGTCGCGTTACCCTTCAACGGAAGGGAGTCCGAACTTGGAGAGTCACGATCGCGCGCTCTCAATCGTTACCTATCGCTCGAACGAAAATTCAATCGCGACGCGGAATTAAAACGCGAATACATAGCCGTAATTAAGGACTATTTAGAGCTCGGGCACATGAGCGAGGTAAACGAGACCAACGATACGGGTGGATTTTACCTGCCACACCATGCCGTTGTAAAATCGTCGAGCACCACCACTAAGGTTCGGGTCGTATTCGACGGTTCGGCAAAATCGAGTAGCGGACTTTCGCTTAACGACGTCCTTATGACCGGACCGACCATCCAAGATGATTTGTTCGCCCTCCTGCAGCGTTTCCGTAAGCACAACTATGTTCTCACCGGAGACATAGAAAAAAT CTCCGTATCTCGCGGTCAGATGTCTACAACAGCTGGACGAAGACGAAGACGAAGTTCACGAGCCCCGACCGCGGCGAAGGTTGTAACGCAAGATTTATACGTCGATGACTTGCTAACCGGAGCCAACACTTACGCACAAGCCTTGCATTTACGAGACACCATCATCGACCTCTTAAAACGCGGAGAATTGAATATTCGACAGTGGGTATCGAACGACCCGCGATTATTAACCGGATTACCGACGGAACAAATCCAtccaaaatttttcggcgattcATCCATCAAAACATTGGGAATTTCATGGGACGCTCGCAACGATGAAATAGTCTACACGGTGGACCTCAAAACCGACTCGAAAGTAACAAAACGAACAATATTATCCACCATTTCGAAAATCTTTGATCCGTTAGGGCTGCTATCACCGGTTATCATAAAGGCAAAAATTTTGATCCAAGGACTCTGGCGGCTACAATTAAATTGGGACGAATTGATACCCCATGAATTATACACCGAATGGACCGCTTTCGTGCAAGACTTCAGCACTTTGGACAAAATTGCCTTCCCGCGCCACGTAATGCAACGCGCGACCCTGAGAACCGAGCTGCACGGATACTGCGATGCGAGCGAACGCGCGTACGGCGCGTGTCTTTACATAAGAACCATAGACGAAGCCGGAAAAATCAAAGTCGAATTATTATGTGCAAAATCGCGCGTTGCACCGTTAAAAAGCGTCAGCCTCGCTCGGCTAGAATTATGCGGAGCACTCTTGCTGGCAAACCTCCATACGACCGCTTTACAAAATTTCGCGCGACCATTCGATAAGATCACGTTTTGGACCGACTCGACCATCGTTCTTAACTGGATCAACAAGGAACCCTGCACATTAAAAACGTTTGTAGCAAACCGCATTTCCAAAATCCAGGAAAAAACGAGCATAACCGCGTGGCGACACGTCAAATCGGCCGACAACCCGGCCGACACGATATCGCGAGGACAATCGGCGCTGCAATTTCGAACAAACTCAACTTGGCGCAACGGACCCACGTGGCTTCTGGAACCGGAATCGAATTGGCCACCCTCACAATTTACGATTACGTTAAACGTACCCGAAGCGAGACCCTTTACGTGCTTCGTGACTCAAACCTGTCATTCCAAAGAAATTTTGCACCGGTACTCGTCCATAAGGCGTTTGCGCAGAATCGTCGCGTACTGCCTGCGCTTCAAaaggaataataaaaacaaaggtCCACTAACAATCGAAGAGTTGCACCACACGAACGAACGAATCATGCAGCTCAACCAAGCGTCAGCCTTCGCCAGAGAAATGCAACAATTAAAAACGGGAAAAGAGTTGCAATCGGCCAGCAGACTCTTATCGCTACGACCTTTCCTGGACGATAAGGGACTCTTACGTGTCGGCGGCCGGCTGCAGAATTCGGCTTTGCCATATGAGCAAAAGCACCCAATATTGTTGCCAAAAAATAATCCGATAACGGATTTAATAATCCGAGACGTACACTTCGAGAATCACCACGCCGGGATTAATACGACATTGTGCCTCGTCCGCCAGCACTATTGGCCCATCGATGGGTAA
- the LOC143341342 gene encoding uncharacterized protein LOC143341342: MTTETFIAALKRFVARRGLCRNIYSDNGTNFVGADNELSKLYQVLNVDEGVQRWLTDKQIAWHFIPALSPNFGGLWEAAVRSFKHHIKRVVGEELFTFEEFNTLVVEIEGILNSRPLTPLSANPTDPSALTPAHLLIGNSLTSLPETDFSDTPVNRLSKWQHIQKVKRDFWNRWYKEYLNQLNVCQKWVKGSHDLREGSLVVLKDDHLPPLQWHLGRIEKMHSGPDGVTRAVTVRSSHGSYRRSVKQLAQLPITDNHENYS, from the coding sequence ATGACCACCGAAACCTTCATCGCGGCCTTAAAGCGATTCGTAGCAAGAAGAGGACTCTGCCGTAATATTTATTCCGACAATGGAACGAATTTTGTCGGTGCGGACAATGAGTTATCGAAACTCTATCAGGTACTTAACGTCGACGAAGGGGTACAACGATGGCTTACCGACAAACAAATAGCGTGGCACTTCATCCCAGCCCTCTCACCGAACTTCGGAGGGTTGTGGGAAGCCGCGGTTCGTTCTTTCAAACATCATATAAAACGCGTGGTTGGAGAAGAACTCTTTACGTTCGAAGAGTTCAATACCTTGGTTGTCGAAATCGAAGGAATCCTAAATTCACGCCCGCTAACTCCACTTTCCGCCAACCCTACCGATCCTTCCGCATTGACTCCAGCCCACCTGTTAATTGGTAATTCTTTGACGAGCCTACCTGAGACCGATTTTAGCGATACACCTGTCAACCGGCTGTCGAAGTGGCAGCATATCCAGAAGGTAAAACGCGACTTCTGGAACAGGTGGTACAAGGAATACCTGAACCAGCTAAACGTATGCCAAAAGTGGGTCAAGGGATCCCACGATCTACGAGAGGGATCCTTGGTGGTCTTGAAGGACGACCATCTACCTCCGCTCCAGTGGCACCTTGGCCGAATCGAAAAGATGCATAGCGGACCAGATGGGGTAACAAGAGCGGTGACCGTGCGGAGCAGCCACGGCAGCTACCGGCGCAGCGTCAAGCAGCTGGCCCAGCTTCCAATAACGGACAACCACGAAAACTATTCATAA